Part of the Actinomycetota bacterium genome, CGCGTGAGGGCGCATCCTTTGCGTTCCAGGCCAAGCAACCCGGTCCCGGGTTCGTTCCGCGCCCGGTTCGTATGGATTTTGAGTACGACGAGTTCTTCCACGCCGTCTCCGCCGATGCTTACGAGCGGCTGCTGCATGATGCGATGTGCGGCGAAACCACGCTTTTCGCCCGTGAAGACGGCGTTGAACGTGCCTGGGAGATCGTTCAGCCGGTCCTGGACATCCCTGAGGAGGTTTACGGCTACGCCGCCGGGAGCTGGGGTCCGCGCGCGGCCGACGAACTGATCGCCCCGCGCCGCTGGCATCTGGGCTAAAGGTCTGATCGGACTACGCGGCATCACCCGTGCGGAGCATTCATTTGCCTTCCACGCTTCCGACGATGTCAGTGGCCCGAAAGATGCGCCCCGGGGCCGCAACGTGGAAGGAACAAGGATGCGAGTGCTCATCGCCGATGACGACCGTGACATTGTGATGCTGCTGCGTATGGCATTTGAGACGCAAGGGCATGAGGTCCTCAGCTCCTACGACGGGATCGAGACGCTTCAGTTGCTTGCATTCGAGCCAATTGACGCTGTTGTGCTGGACGTGATGATGCCGCGCTTGGACGGTCTGACGGTGCTGGCAGAAGTGCGCGCGCGAAGGGAAACGGCCGACCTCCCCGTCGTCGTCCTGACCGCCGTACGCGAGTTGT contains:
- a CDS encoding response regulator is translated as MRVLIADDDRDIVMLLRMAFETQGHEVLSSYDGIETLQLLAFEPIDAVVLDVMMPRLDGLTVLAEVRARRETADLPVVVLTAVRELFDRHQTSYRTRHTHFVAKPFDAFSLVELVEQMLEEDSAEI